A portion of the Lolium rigidum isolate FL_2022 chromosome 1, APGP_CSIRO_Lrig_0.1, whole genome shotgun sequence genome contains these proteins:
- the LOC124685460 gene encoding TORTIFOLIA1-like protein 3, with translation MGPAPREPMKQRVNRCLHRLSDRDTEAMAANELDAIARGLDADELPVFLAAVSDTRPTDKTPLRRHSLRLLALLVAAHPRDAVAPLVPRLVAAALRRVRDPDSSVRAALVDAARAAGAASPSAPAALGPLADAVLHEQDQHAQLSAALAAAAAVEASAPTSDLAAYLLPLLPRLLKLLRGAAFKAKPALISLIGAASAATDAEAAATAVPCLRDALAGDDWAARKAAAEALALLALEHGDDLAAHKPGCIAVFEAKRFDKVKIVRESMNRMIEAWREIPDMEEDVCSSDAPPSQPRSSLTDSASSDARYPADSLGSNSLQSVTRRNTLPASRSPPSDAMRNVSNRRSSPPSPIRNKKGSSPSRSSEAGRAKKYDYKVDVTVAADATPIKTVTEEQLLKEGNVRARLEARKMLFQKSGEKGYKKLAGIKSGSRVVPYNGDGDSEESTEVEDRPEEFQSEEPEELESAHKDEDLSKIRMQLVQIENQQTNLLDLLQKFMGSSQNGIRSLETRVNGLEMALDEISRDMAASSGRMPNSEPGMNSCCIPSPKFWRRNDGGRYSSRYPVTDIANYSGESKTSHKWERQKFGVHGGFVTNPLAEPNASFVRSTLVAQEGRRHNSAQYKAR, from the exons ATGGGGCCAGCGCCGAGGGAGCCCATGAAGCAGCGGGTGAACCGCTGCCTGCACCGCCTCTCCGACCGGGACACGGAGGCCATGGCCGCCAACGAGCTGGACGCGATCGCGCGCGGCCTGGACGCCGACGAGCTCCCCGTCTTCCTCGCCGCCGTCTCCGACACGCGGCCCACCGACAAGACCCCGCTCCGCCGGCACTCCCTCCGCCTGCTGGCCCTCCTCGTCGCCGCGCACCCGCGCGACGCCGTCGCGCCGCTGGTGCCGCGGCTCGTCGCCGCCGCGCTGCGCCGGGTGCGCGACCCGGACTCCTCCGTGCGCGCCGCGCTCGTcgacgccgcgcgcgccgccggggCCGCCTCCCCCTCGGCGCCCGCCGCGCTCGGCCCGCTCGCCGACGCCGTGCTCCACGAGCAGGACCAGCACGCGCAGCtctccgccgcgctcgccgccgccgcggcggtcGAGGCCTCCGCCCCGACGTCCGACCTCGCCGCCTACCTCCTGCCGCTCCTCCCGcgcctcctcaagctcctccgcgGCGCCGCCTTCAAGGCCAAGCCGGCCCTCATCTCCCTCAtcggcgccgcctccgccgccaccgacgccgaggccgccgccaccgccgtgccgtgCCTccgcgacgcgctcgccggggacGACTGGGCCGCGCGAAAAGCCGCCGCCGAGGCGCTCGCGTTGCTGGCCCTGGAGCACGGGGACGACCTCGCCGCCCACAAACCCGGCTGCATTGCAGTCTTCGAGGCCAAGAGATTTGATAAG GTCAAGATTGTGCGGGAGTCCATGAACCGGATGATCGAGGCGTGGAGGGAGATCCCGGACATGGAGGAGGATGTGTGCTCCTCCGACGCGCCGCCATCCCAGCCCAGATCTTCTCTCACAG ACAGCGCAAGTAGTGATGCTCGATACCCGGCTGATTCCCTCGGCTCCAACTCCCTCCAATCGGTTACAAGGAGGAACACGCTGCCGGCCAGCAGGTCGCCCCCGTCAGATGCAATGCGCAATGTCAGTAACAGAAGGAGCAGCCCCCCTTCCCCCATCAGAAACAAGAAGGGTTCGTCGCCTTCACGCAGCAGCGAGGCAGGCCGAGCCAAGAAATACGACTATAAGGTTGACGTTACCGTTGCCGCAGATGCCACCCCGATCAAGACGGTGACCGAGGAGCAGCTTCTGAAAGAGGGCAATGTTAGAGCGAGGCTTGAAGCGCGGAAGATGCTTTTCCAGAAGAGTGGGGAGAAGGGTTACAAGAAGTTGGCCGGGATCAAGTCAGGCTCTAGAGTTGTTCCATACAATGGTGACGGTGACTCGGAAGAGAGTACCGAGGTTGAGGATCGGCCTGAAGAGTTTCAGTCAGAAGAGCCTGAGGAGCTTGAGTCAGCTCACAAAGATGAGGACCTGTCGAAGATCAGGATGCAGCTAGTTCAGATTGAGAATCAACAGACAAACTTACTTGATCTTCTGCAG AAATTTATGGGGAGCTCCCAGAATGGGATACGTTCCTTGGAGACAAGGGTGAACGGTCTGGAAATGGCACTGGACGAGATCTCGCGTGATATGGCGGCCTCTTCAGGAAGGATGCCAAACAGTGAACCTGGCATGAACTCCTGCTGCATCCCGAGCCCAAAATTCTGGAGGAGAAATGATGGCGGTAGATACTCTTCAAGGTACCCTGTCACCGACATAGCGAACTACTCAGGGGAAAGCAAAACTTCTCATAAGTGGGAGAGGCAGAAGTTTGGAGTTCATGGTGGGTTTGTCACCAACCCACTAGCAGAGCCGAACGCTTCGTTTGTAAGGAGCACGTTGGTCGCTCAGGAAGGCAGGAGGCATAATTCAGCCCAATACAAGGCGAGATAG